The following are encoded together in the Capillibacterium thermochitinicola genome:
- a CDS encoding DUF3108 domain-containing protein — protein MKRYSRVFFLLIVLIVGCQLTLAKDSGFLRKPFFAQRVLLTYHTAGDEDYGYEYREQVRYKEISALYIKQTGPSYSYDLYVNAENMEPLYLSLTDHSGEMDAKRVEVEFSQEEIKMRLGAEERIKKKVFRKKEGELIYPAEQFAVLLRNLDFSRAQTTFKGLIYEYPYISTLLFAVEGKERVSVKAGDFDTYKIMLTLPGLKSIFFKAYFWVSTEEPHYLIKYEGKRHKRTVVTELVKIGELDRQPNIAEIESSFSCVLAGYLTLT, from the coding sequence GTGAAGCGATATAGTAGGGTATTTTTTCTTTTAATAGTTTTGATTGTCGGTTGCCAATTAACCCTGGCAAAGGACAGTGGTTTTTTGCGGAAACCATTTTTTGCGCAAAGAGTATTACTGACTTACCATACCGCCGGGGATGAAGATTACGGGTATGAATACAGGGAACAGGTTAGATATAAAGAAATTTCCGCTTTATATATTAAACAAACCGGACCTTCGTATTCTTATGACCTTTATGTGAATGCGGAGAATATGGAACCCCTTTATCTCTCGCTTACAGATCATAGTGGGGAAATGGATGCGAAGAGGGTAGAGGTCGAGTTTTCTCAGGAAGAAATTAAGATGAGGCTCGGTGCGGAAGAGCGGATTAAAAAGAAGGTTTTTAGGAAAAAAGAAGGCGAGCTGATTTATCCAGCCGAGCAGTTTGCTGTTTTACTAAGGAATTTGGATTTTTCCAGAGCACAGACCACCTTCAAGGGTTTGATTTATGAATACCCGTATATCAGTACACTGCTTTTTGCGGTTGAAGGAAAGGAACGGGTCTCGGTTAAGGCGGGAGATTTTGATACATATAAAATAATGCTTACTTTACCTGGCCTCAAGAGTATTTTTTTCAAGGCGTATTTTTGGGTTTCAACCGAGGAACCCCATTACTTAATAAAATATGAAGGGAAGAGACATAAAAGGACTGTAGTTACGGAGTTAGTTAAAATTGGAGAACTCGATCGTCAGCCAAACATAGCCGAAATTGAAAGCTCATTTTCTTGCGTCCTGGCCGGTTATCTTACCTTGACTTGA
- a CDS encoding F0F1 ATP synthase subunit epsilon, translated as MERRTFHLEVVTPQKIEYSADVTMIVAPAYDGYLGILPSHLPMVTKLTTGVLRIFNGEKEVKMAVSDGYMEVTPEKVIILAETAELPEEIDIPRALAAKRRAEEQLAALAAWDERAIRAQASLQRALTRLKVAAQLQPGAERGHNPSSQGKITGQDARK; from the coding sequence ATGGAGCGTCGGACATTCCACCTTGAAGTGGTAACGCCGCAAAAAATTGAATACAGCGCGGATGTGACAATGATCGTCGCTCCCGCTTATGATGGTTACTTGGGAATTCTACCGTCCCATCTCCCAATGGTTACCAAGTTGACCACCGGGGTCTTGCGGATCTTTAACGGGGAGAAAGAGGTCAAAATGGCGGTTAGTGACGGGTATATGGAGGTCACTCCGGAAAAAGTGATTATCCTGGCTGAAACAGCGGAACTTCCGGAAGAGATCGACATCCCAAGGGCCTTGGCCGCCAAACGCCGGGCCGAAGAACAACTGGCCGCCTTGGCCGCCTGGGATGAGCGGGCAATCCGGGCGCAGGCTTCCCTGCAACGGGCGTTAACTCGTCTAAAGGTTGCCGCCCAGCTTCAACCGGGAGCAGAGCGGGGTCACAACCCTTCAAGTCAAGGTAAGATAACCGGCCAGGACGCAAGAAAATGA
- the atpD gene encoding F0F1 ATP synthase subunit beta: MLSGRVVRAIGPVIDICFEHGRIPPIHSAVTIHLPAGFSGNSGRCIVAEVAQHVGDDLVRAIALSGIDGLRRGLTATSSGAPVEVPVGEITLGRVFNVLGEPIDGGPQLPVGEKMAIHQPPPAFEELETTRQILETGIKAIDLLAPFPRGGKIGLFGGAGVGKTVLIMELIRNIATEHGGYSVFTGVGERTREGNELWLGMQKSGVIEKTALVFGQMNEPPGARLRVALTGLTMAEYFRDRRGRDVLLFIDNIFRYIQAGAEVSALLGRMPSAVGYQPTLATELGHLQERITSTKRGSITSIQAVYVPADDYTDPAPATTFTHLDATVNLDRSIVELGIYPAINPLTSTSRYLDPEIVGEEHYQVAREVQRVLQRYKDLQDIIAILGMDELSAEDQLIVARARKIQRFLSQPFFVAETYSGIPGRFVKRADTVHGFKGILEGRFDHLPEQAFYMAGTIEDVIKQAKQSSPVQTERAAAPSRS; this comes from the coding sequence ATGCTGTCCGGCAGAGTGGTCCGGGCGATCGGGCCGGTAATTGATATTTGCTTTGAACATGGGAGGATCCCGCCGATCCATAGTGCAGTGACGATCCATCTCCCGGCCGGATTTTCCGGAAACAGCGGGCGGTGTATCGTGGCTGAGGTAGCGCAACACGTCGGTGATGATCTGGTCCGGGCGATCGCTTTGTCCGGGATCGACGGCTTACGGCGGGGCTTAACGGCCACTTCCAGCGGGGCGCCGGTTGAAGTTCCCGTCGGTGAAATTACTTTGGGACGGGTCTTTAATGTCCTGGGCGAACCAATTGACGGCGGGCCACAACTGCCTGTAGGGGAAAAAATGGCCATTCACCAGCCGCCACCGGCTTTTGAAGAGCTGGAAACCACACGGCAGATCCTGGAGACCGGGATTAAAGCTATTGACCTTTTAGCCCCTTTCCCGCGTGGCGGCAAGATTGGCCTGTTTGGCGGGGCCGGTGTTGGGAAAACGGTTTTGATTATGGAACTGATCAGGAACATCGCTACTGAACACGGCGGTTACTCGGTCTTCACCGGCGTCGGTGAACGAACCCGTGAAGGCAATGAACTCTGGCTCGGAATGCAAAAGTCCGGGGTGATTGAGAAGACGGCTTTGGTCTTCGGCCAGATGAACGAACCGCCCGGCGCCCGCTTGCGAGTGGCCTTAACCGGTTTAACCATGGCCGAATACTTCCGGGACCGGAGAGGGAGAGACGTTCTTCTGTTTATTGATAATATTTTCCGTTATATTCAAGCCGGCGCCGAAGTCTCGGCGTTGCTCGGACGGATGCCGTCGGCCGTCGGTTACCAGCCAACCCTCGCCACCGAGCTTGGGCACCTTCAGGAGCGGATTACCTCCACCAAACGGGGATCTATCACTTCAATCCAAGCGGTGTACGTTCCGGCTGATGACTATACCGACCCGGCCCCGGCCACCACTTTTACCCATTTGGACGCCACCGTCAACCTGGACCGGTCCATTGTGGAACTGGGGATTTATCCGGCCATTAACCCGCTCACTTCCACCTCCCGTTATCTCGACCCGGAGATCGTCGGTGAAGAACATTACCAGGTCGCACGGGAAGTGCAGAGAGTGTTGCAACGGTACAAAGACCTTCAAGACATTATCGCCATCTTGGGCATGGATGAACTCTCCGCCGAAGACCAATTAATCGTTGCCCGGGCGCGCAAAATCCAGCGTTTTCTCTCGCAACCCTTTTTTGTCGCCGAAACCTATTCCGGCATCCCTGGACGCTTTGTCAAACGGGCCGACACCGTCCACGGGTTTAAAGGGATTTTAGAGGGACGCTTTGACCATCTACCGGAACAGGCCTTTTATATGGCGGGAACCATTGAGGATGTGATTAAACAAGCCAAACAGTCTTCTCCGGTGCAGACCGAGCGCGCCGCCGCACCAAGCCGGAGTTAA
- the atpG gene encoding ATP synthase F1 subunit gamma codes for MENILALKRRIKAVKEIKHITGAMKMVATTKLHKAQERVESSRPFARKISEVLIDLSQVAGSFHPLMESRAVRRTCLVLFTSDQGLSGAYNANLIRHARSFLSQLPSGREVTFLTVGRKGRDYFRRKNYRIGWDFSGRNQLPTFALSAKIASIISEQYRARECDEVYLLYTRFYSPHHLEPRTFRLLPIRPVTEEQKKPAMQGSWSFEPSLEAILEHLIQRYIETEIYRALLEADASEKGARLAAMSTASDNADELIAEFIHRFNHYRQGIITNQLTELMGGVEALAKK; via the coding sequence ATGGAAAATATCCTCGCGCTTAAAAGGCGGATCAAAGCGGTTAAAGAAATCAAACATATTACCGGCGCCATGAAGATGGTCGCCACCACCAAGCTGCATAAAGCGCAGGAAAGGGTGGAATCATCCCGTCCCTTTGCCCGGAAGATCAGCGAAGTGTTAATCGACCTCTCCCAGGTGGCCGGTTCGTTTCATCCCTTGATGGAAAGCCGGGCCGTACGCCGGACCTGTCTGGTGCTCTTCACCTCCGATCAGGGATTATCCGGCGCCTACAATGCCAATCTGATCCGTCATGCCCGTTCTTTCCTCAGCCAACTCCCCTCCGGCCGGGAAGTTACGTTCCTGACGGTCGGACGTAAAGGACGGGATTATTTTCGGCGGAAAAATTACCGGATTGGTTGGGACTTTTCCGGAAGGAACCAACTTCCGACTTTTGCCCTGAGTGCCAAAATTGCCAGTATAATCTCGGAACAGTACCGCGCCCGGGAGTGCGATGAGGTATATTTGCTTTATACGCGTTTTTATTCCCCTCACCATCTGGAACCCAGGACCTTTCGCTTACTGCCCATTCGCCCGGTAACGGAAGAGCAGAAAAAACCGGCCATGCAGGGAAGCTGGAGCTTTGAACCATCACTGGAAGCGATTCTTGAACACCTCATCCAGCGGTACATCGAAACCGAGATTTACCGGGCGCTCTTGGAAGCGGACGCCAGCGAAAAAGGCGCCCGTCTCGCCGCAATGTCCACGGCAAGCGACAATGCGGATGAGTTGATTGCCGAGTTCATTCACCGCTTCAACCATTACCGGCAGGGCATAATCACCAACCAGCTCACCGAATTGATGGGCGGAGTAGAAGCACTGGCCAAGAAATAA